CCTAAAGCTTCTGAGGTCGAGGCTGAAAAAGAACGTGTGCTTTCGTACGCGTCTGTTCGGCTGACGGCAAAAGACGCCTTGAAGCAGATTACTCTCGAGACCTTGGAAAAGCTTGGATGGACGCCTCCTGATGAACAGATAGAAATCAGCTCGAGCCAGGCCGACAATCTGCGTGTCGATCGACCGTTAGGTCAAACCGGACGCTTTGGCCCGTCCGGCGACCTCGTGTGAGGATGCCGCAAGAGTTTTCTGAGGTGACCCGCTGAATTCTGTACGGACAACCATATGATCGATGCGGTCGCAGAACAGATTGCGGCACTCAAGGACCAGGATTGGGCTATCCGCCAGGAGGCAGCCGGTCTTCTCGGTACCTTCAAAGACCCCTGTGCTGTCGCTCCTCTGGTGGCACTATTACGAGACCCGGACCGTTCAGTACGGGACGCGGCAATTGAAGCGTTGCGCTCGATCGGAGCGCCGGCCGTCGAGACGGTGGGAATCTGCCTCACGGATCCTGATCTCTCGGTTCAGGAATCAGCCTCGGCAATCTTGACCACCATTGCTGATGAGCGGGTGCTTGCTCCGCTTATCCAGTCGCTGCTCAGCAGCGACTGGATCATTCGGATGCATGCGGCCAAGGCGTTGGGGCGGATGCGGAACGCCGACTCGGTTGAGCCGCTCATTCCTCTGCTTCAAGACAAGGTCAAAGCGGTTCGTGAGGAAGCGGCCGCTGCGCTGGCCGCCATCGGCGATGCGGCGATTCCATCCCTCTTGAAGGCGCTGCAGCATGAGGACTGGCTCGTTCGGCTCCATGCGGTGGAATCGTTGGGGAAGGCTCAAGCCACACAGGCTGTGGAACCTCTGTTGTCTGTGTTATTCAACGATCGAGATTCGGCGGTTCGCGAAGATGCCGTGCGAGCGCTTGGCGAGATCGGCGATCCGCAAGCGGTTGAATTCCTATTTACGGCGATGCAGGAGCCCGGATTGCGGACATTGGCGGTTGAAGCGCTTGGCTGCATCGGTGATGTTCGTGCGGTTCCTGTGCTGATCGACATCGTCACAGGAGCCAGTCCTCCCCCGGTGACGAGGGTGGTGGCCGGCTGTGGAGATCAATGGAGCGAAGAGGTGATCACGCAAGGCGCGGCGGCCCGAGCGCTCGGCGCCATCGGCGACGACAGGGCAATCCCCGCGCTCGTCTCGGCACTGAATCAGACCTTCACGAGAACGGAAGCGGCGTCGGCGCTGGCTAAATTCGGCGCGAAGGTCATCCCATCGCTGCTTCCCCTGCTTCACGAGCCTCGCGATGAAAATCTCCTGTTTCATGTCCGTGAAACCTTGGCGTCAGCAGGATGGAGAACCGGCAGGCGATCACAGGCCGGTAAAACATAGTTTCAGGATTAGACCGTTCCGCTACCGAATGTCATGCCGAAAGAAGCGATTGAGACGCTGGTCTCCGAACTGATCCATGAAGAGGATTGGCGCCGTATGCGAGCGACGGCCGCCTGTGTGGCCGGCGGTCCTCGTTCGGTGCAGGCGCTCATCGAAGCTTTACGGTCCGGCCCTACCGAACTGAAGAAAGAAGCGGCGGCGATGCTGGCAAGAATCAAGGACCCACATGCCGGTGTGGCCCTGGTCGGACTCCTTGAGGATCATGAAGAGGTCGTCCGGGAAGCAGGTGCGGCAGCTCTTGAACAGATGGCGGGTGTGCTCGATATGGACACGGCCAGGGCATTAGTTTCATTACTGCCGAAAACTTTGGAAAGCCAGGAACGGCAGACTCTGACCCACCTGATTGGGGCGATTCCCACATCCGTCCTCCCCCTCTGCGAAATGCTCAAACATCGAGACGAGGATGCGCAGGTCGCAGCCGCATTGATGCTGGATCAATTGTTGGATCCCCGTTCCATCGACGCGTTCATCGATGCCATGGGCCAGCCGGCTGTGCGAGATATCGCGGTCGGGACATTGAAGAAGCTGAGCGCAATCCGTGAACGAATCGATGAGACATTCAATGCGTTGCGGGAGGTCGAAGGAGCCGGTGAGCGCGAGGAAGCGCGAATGGCGACGGTCATCGACCTGCTTGGGATCGGGCGCCCGAGCGTGGAAATCCTTATCGAGTATTTGGAAGACGACGACTGGCTCGTGCGCGAGGCAGCGGCTGACTTACTGGGAAAAATAGGCGATGTGCGAGCCGTAGAACCATTGATGAAGCGGCTGGAACAGGACAAGGATACTGGAGTCAAGGAGTTGGCGATCAAAGCCCTTGGGCTGATCGGCGATGCGCGCCCCGCCCGCCTCTATTTAGACGCCATTCCCATCCGGCCACTGAGGGTGTATGCCATGGAGGCCTTGGCCAAGATCAAGGAAGTGGGGATCTTGCGTCCACACAAGGAACTCTTTGACCGACTCCGAACGGATCGTGACGGCCTGGTGGCCTATAATGCCGGTTTGATCGCCGACAAGCTCGAAGCCATCACGGCCATGGAAAGCCAGGCTGGCAAAGAGGATATTCAGAATGGCTGAACAGGGCGCTTCCGAGCGAATCGAACAACTCATACGGGCATTGCACGATGAGAACGAAGCGTTGCGCGAGCACGCCATCGCGAGCCTCGGTCAGAGCGGACCGGAGGCACTGCCTCGGTTGATCGACCTGATGACCGATGAAGATGCGGTGATTCGGGAGGCCGCCACCAGTGCGGTTGTACGGATAGGCCCCTCCGTCGTCGACTCGATGATCGACGCGCTGCAAGATGACTCTTGGGCGATCCGGGAACAGGCGGCCTCGGCGCTCGGCAAGTTGCGGGACAGGCGCGCCGTCGATCACCTAGTCAGAGCAATGAAGGATCGTGACGGCGCTGTGCGGACGGCAGCCCTGTGGGCGCTCGAGCGGATCGGCGATCCACAAGCAGTGCCGGGGGTCATCGAGGCCCTCATGGACAGCACCCTGCGCGAGGACGCAGCCCGAGTCTTGAAGAAGATCGGCGACGTGCGGGCGGTCGAGGCGCTGATCGATGGACTCTTGGGTTCCAATTGGATGGTTCGCCGCCATGCGGCGGAGGCGCTGGGCAAGATCGGCGATCGCCGAGGAGTCACCCCGTTGATAGAGTCGCTGCAAGACGAGGACTGGCTGGTCAGACGCAACGCCGCCGAATCACTAGCGCGGCTTGGCGCGAAAGAAGCCATTCAACCCTTGCTGAGGCTGCGCGAGGACGAAAACACCATGGTCCAGGAAACCGTTGAGGCCGTGCTGGCCAGTCTCGGCTGGACTCCTGAACCGCAATAATTTACCCCGATAAGAGGATACATGCCCATGGCAGAAGAAGCTCCAAAGCTGATTCAGATCGTTCCGAAAGGCGGAGACAAGAAAGACGGTTTCAACTTGGTGACAGAGCGCGTTGTGGCGGTCAACCCCGAGAGCAGACAGCTCGAGGTCGAACTCTTGGCTTACGACGGTAAGACGGTCTTGTTGGAGGTGGACGAAGAGGCGCTGGAGGACCTCAAGAGGATCAGGGTGGGAGACGGTGCCACCATTCGAGTAGTGGAAGAAAACGGCAAGCGGGTCGCGAAGCACTTTAAGATTCGCCCCAAAGACCCAAACGCTGCCAGAGCCGACGCCATGTTGCTTGACCTGAGAGATTCACACTGGCTGAATCGAAAGTACGCAGCGGAGGTCTTGGGCGAGTTGAAAGATCCGCGTGCCGTCGATCCCTTGGTAGAGGCGTTGACCGATGAAGTCGGTGACGTGCGGCAACGGGCCTATGATTCGTTGATCAAGCTCGGTGGCCCATCCGTGCCTTCGCTGATTCCGTTATTGGTGTCCGAAGAAGACGAAATTCGTCAATCCGCCACCGAGATTCTACGAAAGATCGGCAAACCGGCCGTCGAGCCGCTGGCAACGGCGTTGACCGACGCCGATGATCGGCTGAAGACCCGCATCATGAAGGTGCTCGATCGAATGGGGTACAAGCCGAAAACCAAGGAACAGGTCAAACCCGAACTGCCGCGACTGACCTAGCTCCGTTCAGGGATTGTTCCTGGGACTCCGTGCGGTACGTCCCACGGAGATATGCGTGAAGCCGGCAGCCGCGACGCGTTCGGGATCATAGACGTTTCGGAGATCAAGCAAGACAGGACCCCGCATGACCGACTTCAACTTTCCAAAATCCAGGTTTCGAAGCACATTCCACTCGGTCATAATCACCAGTGCGTCAGCCCCTTCGGCTGCATGGTAGGCATCTCGGCAGGGCTGGAGTTCAGGCATCATCCGGCAGGCTTCTGCCAGAGCCTCAGGGTCGTACGCGCGGATGACCGCACCATCTGCTATGAGGGCTCGACCGATCAACAAGGCCGGGGCTTCTCTGAGATCGTTGGTATTCGGTTTGAAGGAGAGTCCGAGCATCGCCAACGTCTTTCCTTTCAATCCCCCCAACGCCTCTCGAATCTTGTCGATCATCCGTCCTCGTTGGCTGTCGTTCACCCGTGAGGCGGCGGAGGCAATTTGCATCGAATAGCCATGGCGCTCGCCGGTCTGGATGAGCGCGACAAGATCCTTGGGAAAACACGATCCTCCGAAACCAGGCCCCGCATGAAGGAACTTCGCCCCGATGCGATGATCCAGCCCCATGCCCTTGGCCACCATTTGAACATTGGCTCCGACTTTTTCGCAAAGATTGGCGATCTCGTTGATAAACGAAATCTTCGTGGCCAAGAACGCATTGGACGCGTACTTGATGAGCTCGGCCGTCGGACCATCCGTCACGACGATCGGTGTTTCGATCAGATAGAGGGGACGATAGAGATCTTTCATGATGGCAACCGCCTGATCGCTGTCCGCCCCGATCACGACGCGATTCGGCCGCATGAAGTCTTCAATCGCCGACCCTTCTCGGAGAAACTCCGGATTCGAAACCATATCGAACCGAAAGGGATTCGTCTGAGCGTTCGTGATGACCTCACGAAGTGTTGCACCGGTGCCTACCGGAACCGTGGACTTGGTCACGATCACCTTGTAACTGGTCATGTGACGCGCAATCCCTTTACCGACCTCCTCGACATACGAGAGATCGGCCGAGCCGTCACCCCTCGGCGGCGTTCCAACGGCGATAAAGATGACGAGAGCCTTCTCGACGGCCTTGGCGATGTCAGTGGTAAAGTTCAACCTGCCTTCTTTGATCCCTTTGGCGACCAGGTCCGCAAGACCCGGCTCATAAAACGGGACCTCGCCCTTCTCAAGCTTTTCGATTCTTCGGCTGTCGCTGTCCATGCAGGTGACGTGGACGCCGAATTCGGCAAAGCAGGCGCCCGTCACCAAACCGACATACCCAGTACCAATCACGCTAATGTGCATCGAACGACCCTCCTAACTGGCAAAAGCAGCGGAAGTATAACAGCCAGTGCGAATGCGGGCAACGAATCTATGCCTACTTGTCGTTGCGGCCCGTTCGTTGACTCTCGGAAAATGCGTTGAGTACAATCCGACGCCCTCTCTGACACGATAACGAGCGAGACTCTGCACTTTCGTCGAATCGATGGTCTTTCATCCTCCACGAATTCCCCGCTGGTTTTTGCTTTTGACCGCCCTCGTGACCGGTGCGGTCGTGATGGCATTGGAAATCCTTGGCAGTCGTTTATTGGCTCCCGTCTTTGGCAGTTCGCTGTTTGTCTGGGGCGCTCTGATAGGCGTGATTCTGGCCGCCATGAGCAGTGGCTACGCGTTCGGCGGTTGGGTCTCCGACCGTTATACCGGCGGAGGAGTGCTGGCCGGACTATTGCTTTTTTCCGGAAGTTGGACGTTTCTTGTGGCTTGGGCGAACCAACCCATTTTGTTTGAGATCGAGAAGATGGTGCAGGACCCTCGCTGGGGCCCTTGCCTCGCCGCAACCGTACTCCTCGCACCCCCCGCATTCGGGCTCAGCGGCGTCTTGCCGGCCATGTTGCGTCTGGCAGTACCCGACATGGATCACCTCGGTCGACAGACAGGCCGCATGATCGCCTTATCGACCGTCGGCAGTCTTGCCGGCACCTGGGGCACTGCATTCTTTTTCCTATCCTGGCTCGGAAGCCAATCGGTGATGGCCTGGCTGGGCAGTATTCAGGTCGGGCTTGGGGTCTTATGGCTCGCAAAAGGAACCTCGACCAGTCGGGTCGTACTGCTGATCATTCTCGGCTGTTGCACCCTCCTGGGAGCGATAGCCCTCCACCCACTCCAACGACTGAAGACCCCCATCTATCAAGAGGAAAGTCCATACCAGCAAGTCCGTATCCGCGAAGATGATCTCTTCCGGTATCTCGTGTTGGATCGTACGTTTCACGCCACCATGTGGAAAGTCGACCCGACTTCCCTTTTCCTCCCCTACAGCCAAATGATGGTGTCTTCGCTGGCACTCGTGTCCGAGCCGAAGCGCGGCCTCATTCTCGGTCATGGCGGCGGTTCGTTGGCGAAGTGGTTGGCACGACACTGGCCTGCGTTGGAGCTTGATGTTGTGGAATTCGACCCGGTCGTCGTCCGCATGGCCGAAGAGTATTTTGACTATCGCCCGCCTGCCAATCATCACCTCTTTGTGAAGGACGGTCGAGCCTTTCTCAACTCGACGGGCCACACGTACGATGTCATGTGGATCGATGCATTCGCACGAGACATGATCCCTTTTCACCTCACCACGACGGAGTTTTACTCGTTGGTACGAACGCGCCTGAATCAGGAGGGAATCGTCGCGGTGAATCTGGCGTCGTCCGGCAAGGAAGGTGATCTCGCTCGAGCCGCCGCGGTCGTCCAAACCATGAAACAGGCCTTTCCCGTCCTCACCACCTTCGCCGTCGAGGGGCCGTGGAAGACAGGCATGACCCCGGCGAAGAATTTGATCTTCTTTGGAGGCCGTCTCATCGAGCATGAATCGCCGGACAGTCTCATGGCAAAGATTACGGACATGGCGACGAATCGGCGCCTGCCGATGGAAACGATCGCGCTGTTGAATACACGTCGAACCGAGCCCTGGCCCCCCGGCGTCGTGCTGAGCGACGACTTTGCCCCCTACGATCTGCTCCTTGGGCGGGAACGATCACAATTGGTGGAATGAGGATGGTTCTATTCGTCTGAATGCTGAGCAGGTTGAGAGACTCCCAGCTCGTGGCAGCCGCTCCAGGTGTGAATGCTTTTGTCACCGCCCTCGATAAGAAGTCGAAGCACCTCGACGATTTCTGCCTGTCTTTTTAGGAAATACCGGGCGGAGGAACCGTTCTTCTTGCCGATTCGCACGGTGACGATGCGGGCATCTCGTAGCGCAAAGACATCTTCATCGGTTTCGTCATCTCCCACGTAGAGAGCGCCGCTACAGTCAAGTCGACGCATGTACTCCAACAAGGCCGTACCCTTGTGTGATGCCGTCGGCGGCATCACATTGACGACGCACTTCCCGAGGACAATGCGGGGTGGAGGAGACAATTCGGCAACGATTCGAGAGATGAGCGCCCGCGCCTCATCTCGCCGATCGGCGGTTCGATAATGGAATGAGAGCGAGTAGAACTTCTCCTCGACGAGCACTCCACTTCGAGCCAGTTCGTCCTGAAATCGTTCGTTGATCAATTGCAGCCATCCGGAACTGGTTTCTCGGACTTGCTGTATGTCTTCTCGGCGCGCATGAGGGCCTTCTGAGCCATGATTCCCGATCAAGTGGGGAACGGCGGTCCCGACACGTGAGCGCAAGTCCTCCACGGAGCGTCCGGAGATAATGGCGATGGGAGCGCGCTTCGCGAGTTCCTCAAGCCGGACACGGATGGGACGCGTCATCCTGGCAGCGGGAGGATCTCGGACGATTTTCGCCAAGGTCCCGTCGAAATCAAACGCAAACAAAGAACGCACTTTCAAAAGCGCCTCAAGGTCGTTTCTTCCTGTTTCCGTCAACAAATAGTCCATCGTCCGTCCATCAATTCAGCAAGCTCGGCCGCCGCACATGTTTCATGACTCGCTCCTTTTGTCTCATGCGGGCCGCATCGATGAGCATGCGACCGGCCCAGCGGTACACATTGAACTCCTGAATCAGTCCCCGCATACTCTGCATCCTGGCCCGCTGTTCCAGCTTCGGCATCGTCAGGCCAAGGTGGAGCGCGGCGGCAAACTGGTCGATGTCGTAGGGATTGATCACGAGCGCCTCCGTCAGTTCACGAGCGGCTCCCGTAAATTGACTCAGAATCAACACTCCTTGCTCGTCGTCCCGAGCACCGACGAATTCTTTGGCGACCAAATTCATGCCGTCATGGAGACTGCTGACCACGCACAGGTCCGCGCCACGGTAACACTCATGGACCTGTGCCGGCTCATGATGCTGAATCCTCAGGCAGATCGGTTCATAGCCGTCCCGCCCAAACCGCTTGTTGATCTGCTCGGCCAGTGCAGAGACTTGGCCGGTAAAATGGTGGTACTGCTCGATCGTTGAACGGCTGGGGGCTGCGATCTGAACAAACGTAAATTTCCCGATCCATTCCGGCAGCAATTCCAGCAACCGTTCTACGGCCATGAACCGTTCCAGGATCCCCTTCGTATAATCAAGCCGTTCCACCCCGAGACCGACAAGACGATCGGGAGGCATCCCATAGGTCTCGCGGAGTTTGGCTCGGCATTCCGGGACCGGCCGTTGCTCATGGAGCCATTGCAACGGCCACTCGATAGAAATCGGATAGGGGTTGACCGCCGTCAACTTGCCCCCATAAGAGACCGTCGAACTGTTTCGATCGATCCGCGCCTCAAGCAACCGATCGATACTATCGATAAAATTGTTGCAATGAACCCTGGTGTGGAAGCCCAGAATGCTGCTTCCGAGCAGCCCTTCCAGAATTTCTTCGCGCCAGGGACAGATCCCAAAGCTTTCCGCGTTCGGCCATGGAATGTGCCAGAACATGATGATCGTCGCGGTCGGCAATTTATCTCGAATCAGCTTCGGCAGCAGCGCAAGATGGTAGTCCTGAACAAGGACGACCGGATTGTCGGTGGTGGCCTCCTCATAGACGGCCTGAGAAAATCGCTCGTTGATGGCCACATAGTGTTTCCAATCCGATGAACGGAACGTAGGCCGGACATGGGCGATATGACAGAGCGGCCACAATCCCTCGTTGGCGAACCCGTAATAGTATCCGGCCTCCTCTTCCGCAGTGAGCCACACGCGGCGGATCTCATAGCTGGGATGCGCCGGCGGCACCGCGACATGGTCTCGTCCGTCCACCACTTCCCGATCGGCAGAACCGTTCCCATGCGCGATCCATACGCCGGAGCAGGCACGCATCACCGGTTCGAGCGCCGAAACAAGCCCGCTCGCCGGTACCTGTAGGACGATGTTTCGATCCTGCCAGTAGTGGGCATAGGGCTGTCGGTTAGACACAATCAACACCTGATCGCCCGCGAGCTGCTCGTGAAGGATCGTCTTGAGGCTGCTCGGGGTCCACGAAATCTGGCTCTCATCGCGCATGCGGCGATCAGATTCTAGAGCCTGCACCAACGAGCGCAAGTCCTTCGCCAAGGGCCGGAGTTCCGGAGCATGCTGTTCATGGGCCAGCGGGGTCAACAGCCTTTCTCCTTTCAACATGGCCCGAACTCCGGTCATCCATCCTTTCCAAATGAAATGTGCCACCAACACGGTGACCAGCGAGATGACGGCTGTCAGTCCTGCAAACAGATAGAAGACGTACCGTTTTGTATCGCTGCTTCGTTGTTGGATAAAACTCATATCGTGGATGAGTAGAAGACGGCCCAACCGGCGCCCGTTTGCTTCGATCAAGGCAGAAGTGATATGGAGGGGTCCGCTGCTGAATGACCTGACAGTGGACGAGTCGGATGCAAAATCGAGTGTAGCCTTACAGGTGACGTCCTGCGGGTATGCCTGGGTCTCATAAAGCAGATGGTGGTCGAGATCGCAAAATCCCAGGGCGTACATTCGTTCGTCCTGAAGAATGCGCGTAAAATAGGCCAGGATCTTGTCCTTTGAATTGGTTACCAAGAGGTCTGCAAGTGGGACCTCCATCGTATTGACCATGAGTTTCGATCGCATGTCGAGATCTCGCACAAACCATTTCAATTCAAGCGAGTCGACAAGAGGGATTACGCCATAGGCGATCACTCCCAACACGATCACTAACGGGAGAACGAACCGAAGTGAGAGCCGCAAGAACCTCATGGGAACAAGTTAGTGTACTTGCCCTGAGAAATCAAATGCGTTCCGGTGTGGACTCGTACTGACTCATCGGTCATTGTCCGGCAATTTCCCACAGGCCTATTCGCCCATAGACGCGATCAACGCCTCATTCGTCGTCACTCCTCCATGGAGTGACCTGTTGTAGCTTCCAGCCCATCGACTGGACGATCCGTCGACTTCTTCCGCATCTCTGGAAACCCCCAACCGTCTTCGTAAAGGTTCCCTCACCTGCTCTGCAATAACACCTGCCAAAGGAAGTCCCCGCTCGGGGGGTGTTCCCCGACCTTTGGCCGATACCCTTGGGAGCGCTCACTGGGCGACGCTTTGCCCACCAATGTTGACGCTCAAACCCCAGACGAAAGATGGATCATGACCCCAGCAGCACGGAAGCGATCCTCCGGCCCTTTGCGACTCTACCTTGTCGACGCACATCCTGTGGCTCGGCTTGGATTGCGAGCCTTCTTCGATAGGTACCCGTCCATCAACGTATCGGGGGATGCAACCACGCTTGCCGCTGCCCTACAGGATTTACGGCGCTGCAAGCCTGATGTGCTGATTACAGACAGCTTTCCGATCCCAAAACGAGTGTTGGGTCGACTGCCCACCCTCCGTGTTCTCTATACTTTGGAGTCGCTCGCGCACTGCTCGCTGGTTAGACTTCTGGAGGATCTCACTCACGGACAAGCCGGCTTTGCGTTGAAGAGTCTGACATTGGCCAGGCTTCTGAAAGCCGTGCGTCAGGTTGCAGCAGGACGAAGGTATAGAGACCCAGCCTTCATGCGCCTCGTCAAAGCAGAGCAGCAACCGTCGCAGGCTCTCTCACCGAAGAAGCAGCGACGCCAACCTAACTTGCTTCAAGGTCAGACAAAGGCCCAGAAAAGAACGACGAAGCGCGGGACGCAGAGGCAAAGGAAGAAGTAAACTCCAGGAAGTGCGTATTTCCCGGCCTCCATCCCGATCAACGATGAAGAGTGGGCGCTACGCCCAAGTGAGGTGTGGCGGAACCATCTTGCAGCTGGTTCGAACCTGCTTTCGAGTCTCAAGGCCCTTGACCGTCTCATCCACTCTACTTGAACGCCTGTCGCGTCCCCGCGTGCTCCTATTTGAATTGGACTGCAGGTAGCAAGGGAACGTGCCAAGCACGCTAGGTTTCCAAGACCTGAAGCGCTGCCTATGCTGTCAGCCCCGTCGAGGCAGACTCCCCTGACCGCAAAAGGTGCGGCTTCATGGCTTGCGCCACCAAGCACATTTTTCATCTCAGGACCGCACCTATCCGGCGGAGATTGCCATTGAAATGCTCTCGATCATCACTTGAAAATTACCGCCAAGGGTTTTAGGGTTGGTCATGAAATGGACGGCCTTAGATCGGTACGAGTGTGTGGCCCAACGGGGCCGACCTGTGCCCGTATGTGCTCTAAGCTCCTATGCATCCAGTAAACCGATCATCCTGAACGACGAGCAGATTCTAAATTGAATTGAGTGGAGCCTCGGGGTGGCATGAGACAGGACAAGGATAAGAAGGAGAAGATCGGCGCGTCCGTGCACCAGCTCAGGGTCTCTTTGCGAGAGATTACGCCCTCGATTTGGCGACGCGTGCAAGTGCCTAGCGACATCACCTTGGCGAAGCTGCACCTTGTGTTACAGATCGCGATGGGATGGACCAATTCACACCTGCACAGGTTCAGCATCGGAGGGGTGGACTACGCCGAACCGGACCCGGACGGGCACCTGAATTTTCAGAGCGACCGGCGCGCTCGCCTGAATCATGTGGCACGCGCAAAGCAGAAGTTCGAGTACGAATATGACTTCGGAGATAGCTGGAAGCACGACATCGTCGTGGAGAAGACGCTTCAACCGGAGTCTGGAGCCACCTACCCCTTCTGTTTGGCCGGCGAGCGGGCATGTCCACCTGAGGATTGCGGCGGTCTGTGGGGATATCAGGAATTTCTCGAAGCGATCATGAATCCCGCCCACAGGGAGCACGAGGAGCTGTTGGTCTGGGTAGGCGGCAGCTTTGATCCGGAGATGTTCGATCTGGACGCCGTCAACACATCACTCCGGCGTCTTCGGGTTTGAAGCGATGGCGACTATCAGTTGATGGAGTCCTTCGGAGGCATCACGAAAAAAGACCTCGCGCGAGCTGTCGGAACGCACGAAGTGCGGTATGACACAAATGGAAACACTGAAGGCGTTTATCCGCCCGCCTTAATCCCGATAAAGCGATAAAGAGCGGGCGGCACGCGCAAGCGAGGTTTGGTGGAGGCGAGGGGAGTTGAACCCCTGTCCGAAGATCGTCGGTACACTGCGTCTACATGTGTAGCCGACAATTTAAGCTTCGCAGCCGTCCACGCCCATCGGCAGGCTTAGAACAGCCGCTAGCCCAGAAAAGTCTCGTCTTCAGCCGCTGAGCACCGGCTTGGGACCAGCCCGCTGCATCACGCCATTCCACCCCCGCGGGCCTCAGATGGAACGACGTCTCAGCCTAAATTAGGCTGCGAGTGCCAGTTCTTGATTGGCAGTTGCATTTTCCCGGAGGGTTACGAGTCCCCGAGAGCTCGACATGCGACAGTGACCTCAGTATCCCCGTCGAAACCGGTCGCCCCCTTTGTTCAGGTTGTT
This region of Nitrospira sp. genomic DNA includes:
- a CDS encoding trehalose-6-phosphate synthase, with amino-acid sequence MRLSLRFVLPLVIVLGVIAYGVIPLVDSLELKWFVRDLDMRSKLMVNTMEVPLADLLVTNSKDKILAYFTRILQDERMYALGFCDLDHHLLYETQAYPQDVTCKATLDFASDSSTVRSFSSGPLHITSALIEANGRRLGRLLLIHDMSFIQQRSSDTKRYVFYLFAGLTAVISLVTVLVAHFIWKGWMTGVRAMLKGERLLTPLAHEQHAPELRPLAKDLRSLVQALESDRRMRDESQISWTPSSLKTILHEQLAGDQVLIVSNRQPYAHYWQDRNIVLQVPASGLVSALEPVMRACSGVWIAHGNGSADREVVDGRDHVAVPPAHPSYEIRRVWLTAEEEAGYYYGFANEGLWPLCHIAHVRPTFRSSDWKHYVAINERFSQAVYEEATTDNPVVLVQDYHLALLPKLIRDKLPTATIIMFWHIPWPNAESFGICPWREEILEGLLGSSILGFHTRVHCNNFIDSIDRLLEARIDRNSSTVSYGGKLTAVNPYPISIEWPLQWLHEQRPVPECRAKLRETYGMPPDRLVGLGVERLDYTKGILERFMAVERLLELLPEWIGKFTFVQIAAPSRSTIEQYHHFTGQVSALAEQINKRFGRDGYEPICLRIQHHEPAQVHECYRGADLCVVSSLHDGMNLVAKEFVGARDDEQGVLILSQFTGAARELTEALVINPYDIDQFAAALHLGLTMPKLEQRARMQSMRGLIQEFNVYRWAGRMLIDAARMRQKERVMKHVRRPSLLN
- a CDS encoding response regulator transcription factor, which codes for MTPAARKRSSGPLRLYLVDAHPVARLGLRAFFDRYPSINVSGDATTLAAALQDLRRCKPDVLITDSFPIPKRVLGRLPTLRVLYTLESLAHCSLVRLLEDLTHGQAGFALKSLTLARLLKAVRQVAAGRRYRDPAFMRLVKAEQQPSQALSPKKQRRQPNLLQGQTKAQKRTTKRGTQRQRKK
- a CDS encoding plasmid pRiA4b ORF-3 family protein — its product is MRQDKDKKEKIGASVHQLRVSLREITPSIWRRVQVPSDITLAKLHLVLQIAMGWTNSHLHRFSIGGVDYAEPDPDGHLNFQSDRRARLNHVARAKQKFEYEYDFGDSWKHDIVVEKTLQPESGATYPFCLAGERACPPEDCGGLWGYQEFLEAIMNPAHREHEELLVWVGGSFDPEMFDLDAVNTSLRRLRV